The genomic window GCTATCTGTCGTCTGCTCGACAACAACAGGTGGTGGCGGCGGACGTGGACGGTACCGGCCCCCTCGCCCGCCCCGACCACCACGATGTCCACGGAAGCCACCTCGCTGTCTAGAATCCGGGCCAGAAGCACCCTCAACAAAGCCACCCTGGGGACCCAGGAACGGTCTCTCTGCCGAACCGTCGCTCTGCCAAGCGTAACCTCGACCACCGCCCGTGGACGACGAGCCACGGTGCACACCTGCCCCATAGGCGTCGAAACCATCGTCACCCCATTGTCCTCGAGGCGCGACATTAGCACCAGCCGTAGGTTTGGTGACAAAGTGAGGTGGCGGTGCTGGCCTAGGCTGATGTCCCACTGACCCTGGCGCCCTCGTCGTTGGCGGCTTAGGCCGCCGTGCCGCCCCGACCAGCAGCACTACCAGCCAGCCCACCACGACCAGGCGCCAAACCAGAAGCCGCAGGCACCGGCACGCGAGCGCCGGCAGGCGCCGTAGCGCCACGCCCGATGGCTGCACCCGCCATCGCACCTCCCCGACCGACCGCCGACAGCACCGGGGGCACCGCGCCACGACCAGCTCCAGGAAGCAAGGTACCACGGTCGGAAGCAGCAGCCGGCGGTGGCACAGCCGAAGGCACCGCTGCACGGCCACCGTCCGACAGGACCGCGGCCCCAGCGCGGCCCGCCCCAGGGGGCTCGGCCGGTCTCTTCCCCGCCGCACCACGTCCAGCCATGGCCTCTAGCGGGGGAATGCGACGAGCACGACCGCCAGGATCCGCCCGCCGATGTGGAGTACGTCAAACCAAAACCCTACGGCGCGAGATGGAGGAGGAGGATACCGATCGATCGCTGCATGCGTCTCTAACATCGTCGGTCGATACAGCCTCGACCCCATCCTTTTCCAGTCTGACTGGACCCGGCCCAACTGCAGCCTCTTCGCACTGGGCCACATACCCAGCCGAAGAAGGCCCAGTAGCCACCGGTGCCCCACACGTGTCAATCAAGGAATTCAAACACACGGCCCTCGCCGCCGCGATCCCGATCGATGCCGCCGGCGCCGCCTGCTGCCGGCCGGCCGCCGCACGGCCACCCTTCTTCCTTCTGACCACAACCGTCCACGCCTCCGGCGTAACCAAATCGAAAACAGTAAGCTTGGGTAAACTTACCTTGGGAATAGGGCCCTTCCATGGCCGAGGTGCGGTCGCCGCCGTCCTCCAATGGACGATATGCCGGAGCAGCTCCAGCTTCTCTCTGGGACGCAAGCCGTTCCTCGCTGGATCCTCGGGAGGGACGACCGTCTCCACGATCTCGGCCACCTCATCCTCATCGTAGCTGGGAGTAAAAGCTTCACAGATCGTATCTGAGGGAGTTGGCGAGTAGGCCTTAGACTtgattaaatctcagtcgactgagacctagtcAAAACAATGATTATTGCAATCCACCATTCCACCTCAATACCAAATGCCAGATGCAGCCTGAGAGCAATTTTAGCAGAGTCACCATATTGATAGTCTTCATAGTGTATGGAACACACTCCATAGTAATATGGAGGCTACAAACGCGATGCGCAAACTCAGAATCGTAATGCGCAATCTTTGATAATGGTGTGTGTGTTTTGGGATCCCAATTCGGCTACACATTGTGGGGCGTGGAATGTTCATCAGTGCCGAAGCCGGCCGAAAGAATATGTGGGGTCGTTGCTAATTGTATGGTTATTTTCTTCATATTGTACATCAACTCCATAGTAATTTTAGGTTTTTTCTTCCCCAAAACTTGTGGGGTCAGCCGACCGACCCCACAACTTGCATATAGAATAGCCACTGATCCTCATGCATGACTTCTAGCGCGTCAAACTCCTCTCCCTCGGCGAGGAGGGCGGCCTCCTCGTGCGGTTCCTTCTCGTCCAAGATCTGTTTTTTTCTTTAAGAGAGACATCCAGTTCGACCACAGAGGAAGCAACATGGCTACAAGGAGGGAAGTGGAAGCTGTGGGTGACGAGGATATGAGCTAGGTTTTACATGGCGACGACCTTTTTATAGCTGCGGGCGGCAGGAAAAAGTGACCGAAAACATTGTCGCGTGCACAACATCGATATTTGGTGACAAATTATTCACATCAATTCAAGGACTCAACGACGACAATTGCGGCTCCGGAACACTGGTCCTTAGGGGTATGTGcagctgtcatcgacaaggtcattGTCAGGCCGGTTCCGGTATGGGAGCGGCAACAAGGGTGCGTCGGCGGCTCGTTCTGGCATGGTCGTTCGATGGTCCATAGACCTCgatgtattttttattttgtttgagGTGTTTTGTACTTTCGGTGAATCTTTATAACAGATCAGGTCTTTTCAAATTTTTTTGGCGCATGCAATGCGGCAGCCGTCATTCATTATCTCGCTTCCGGGTGAAATTAGCGTCTAGCCATCTACGCCGTAGTAGTGACGGATGGTTGGCCGCGTAGGACGAGAAATAATAGCTTCCATAACCTTCAAATATGGAGGCTCGCTTCAAAATCATGAGGATTTTTTGGGGGGTCGCGACTCTTCTGATCCGTCTATTTTGATGAAAATCGGCAAACATAGGTTATTATGTCGATCGGGTCGGCATGCGGACACTCACCGGCTTGAAACTTTGGTTTGGGGTCCACTAGTTTAAAAAAAGCTTAAAATAAACACTGATTGCGTTTTAGCAAGTTACGATAAAGGAAAAAAAGGCACACGCGAGCTCCTCGGATACCTTTGTTGTGCACAAGTGGAGTTTACCGCCATCCATCCGTTAAAAAATGGAAGGCCATGGCCGTTCTTGTCATTTCGTCCCGAGGCTCAACCCCTCCTCTCAATAAATACCCAAAAATATCACCACCCCTCCCTCCGGAGAGAGAGAAGGAGAAACGAACTGAACGCGCACGGCGACACATCCGGTGGCACGCTTCGTTTGGCTCTCAGCGCTCCTcgtacgcacgcacgcacgcacgaacACGCGCGACGCGGGAGCCGTGACGCCTCGCCGGCGGTGGGGATGACGAGGCGGTGCTCGCACTGCAGCAACAACGGCCACAACGCGCGGACCTGCCCCGcccgctccggcggcggcggcggcggcggcggtgtgagGCTCTTCGGCGTGCACCTCACGTCGCCGCCGGTGGCCGCGATGAAGAAGAGCGCGAGCATGAGCTGCATCGCGTCGTCGCTCGGCGGCGGCGGGtccgggggctcgtcgccggccgCGGGGCCGGGGGGCGGCGCCGCCAGGGGAGGGGGCGAGGGCGCGCCCGGGTACGTCTCCGACGACCCCATGCACGCCTCCTGCTCGACCAATGGCCGGGCCGAGCGCAAGAAAGGTACCGCTAAGATCTTCCCTCAATGCCTCGTTTGCTCCTATCTTGCCTATTATCTTCCCGTTCGATGAGTGAAATGCTTGGTTGGGCGGTAGAACATTCCCTCTCTTCTCCTCGGCGAATTGCCTCTATGAGCGACAGAGGAAAACGGCGCCTTAGTTTCCGCCATTAGCGCCCCGTCTCCGCATCTGTTTGCTTCTGGTTAACTCATCGCCTTCAGGTGCATCTACCTACCGCGGCGTCTAATGCAGCGCTTAGTCTTAGCGGTATGAATGAATAAAATAAAACCTGCAGCTAGGAGAGGAAAGAGACGATTTTCTTGTCGTCTCCCCCAATTATTAGCGTTTTTACTTTTTAATCTCTAACTATTTAGTTAGCTTGCTTCAAATTCTGTACTATATTGCTTCAGGCATCGCATCTTGTGTGCGAGAGAAAACAGAATTTTGTGGGTTAATCGCATGGTTCACCCTTTTTTTTTTTAAAGTTCCTCGTATGCTTTCGCTTCTCCGGAGATTCATATGCAACCAAGATGCCATACTAATGATAAGCAAATCTCCTTTAAATATCAAAGCGTGCCAAGTCCCAATTCCATTGAAGAAACCAACAAGCGCTCCAAAAGTTTTCTATTTTTTGTGTTTCCTATAAGAAATGGTGTCAATAATTTGAACACATGCTTAGAATTTGTTTGTTTGCCTGATGATACCATTGTTACCATGTGATATTTATGAACCGTCCAGAATAGCCGACACAAATCAACATAAACGTACTACCTCTATATCTTTTCTCACCTGATTAAGTTAGATGGACATGTGCATCACACACAGGGCGTGTATAGATCACATTGCTGAGCGACAGTGACTGGCCACGAATAAAGAGCCCCACAAGTCCCGCCCTGATGTCTCTTTGACCTTTATTTAATCACCTGATCCTAAAAGAATCTAGCCATATTAATGTCCAGCTGGTTTGACCAGTCCTAGATGTTTGCAGTGATATGCTATTTTATTGCATGATTGTACTCCCGCCCTGGGGTACTTTATTATTGGCACTTGGCTTCAAAGGGACTGTAGGAGCCAAGTGCCCTTTTAGTTGCTTATAGACTAAGGTAGGTCTGTTAGGGTGTTAGATGTCAGCTTTCCTTTTCCTTCTGTGATATTGTATTTTGGTGTTAAGTCTTCTGTGCTAATGGTTTTGAAATTAACTGAAATATGCTGCTACAAACATTAGGAAAATACCTGTAAATTGTAATAGAGTGCACTTGTTCTATACTTTTATGGGGCAATATCTTGGTTGATATAAAAGTGCATACCTCTTGCATGGCAACACCATGTAATTGTGCTGTTCTGTAGAACTTTCCACTTGAATCACTCATGAATTCAAACAAGGGAGATTTAGTGGGACGGCGATACAGATCAAGTAGGTGACACTTTCTTTCCTGCTTTAGTCATTCAGGAATGCTAGAATGGTTCTGTCGGTCTGTTACACATTTTGGACGTTGTGGTGGTGTGGAATGCGCATGAACTTTGTGACCAACTGCGTAGAAAGCTGAGGCCAGACACAATGGTTTTCTGAACCGACTTTTTCTTTTTAAGGTAACAAAGCCAAAAGCTCGTGGTTTACATCAAGTTCAGATAGCAATgtgatttttcttttttgaaatttaCATGGGCAATTCTGCTTCGCTATGCTATTATTGTGAGTGCAGCTTCCAATCATAGACCTATTTGTGCTTCAGGTACACCTTGGACTGAAGAAGAGCATAGATTGTTTCTACTGGGTCTGCAGAAGCTTGGCAAAGGAGACTGGCGTGGGATATCTCGTAGTTTTGTTGTCTCAAGGACCCCAACTCAGGTGGCCAGCCACGCCCAGAAGTATTTCATTAGACAGACAAACTTCTCAAGGCGGAAGAGGAGGTCAAGCTTGTTTGACATGGTCCCAGAAATGGTATGCAATTTTTTGCTGTACATAATAACAGGGATTATCTGCCTTCTCCACATATGTTAAACTACCTGCTGATACTTGTGCTTTCCTCTTCAACTTGAAGCCAATGGATGAGTCCCCTGATGGCACGGAAGAGTTTATGCTCTGTGGCACTCAAGATGAATCAACAAGTTCAAATAAACTGTCACTGTTTCATCTTGAGCGACAGAAGGAAGCAGAGTGTGATAAAGATCTGCCAACTTTGCAACTAAGGCAGCACGAGGAATCTGAATATGCAGGGCCTTCACTAGAAGCACCAGACTTGGAGATGAACAATGGTGTATCATTCAAGACCACATCTGTCTCGACAGTGCCGGCATTCTACCCAGCATTGCTCCCTGTTCCACTAACACTGTGGCCTGCAAATGTTTCTAATGTGGAAGCATCAAACGCAACCCATGAAGTCCTAAAGCCCACTCCTGTGAATTTAAAGGAGGCAATTAAGGCGGATGAGGTTGTCAGTATGTCCAAGCTCAGCATTGGTGGGGGTAGCTCTGGCTCAATGGAACCTTCTGCTCTTTCCCTTCAGCTTACCGGGCCGACAAATACAAGGCAATCAGCTTTTCATGTGAGCCCACCAATGACTAGAACTGACCTTAGTCAGGGAAACAACAGCCCAATCCATGCAGTTTGAAGAGTCATGGAATGGACCTTCCTGGTCAAGTCTTACAGATTGTATTAATGGTCCTGATACTCTATAATGTTGCGTAAGCTCCTGCGCTTGTACTTTTGTACCGTAACAGCTTCTAAGCTAATGTATCACCAtcttatttattttttcattaataAAGGTAGTGTCACACATGTCAATGAAAATATCCTATATGCCTGTCAGTAAACTCACACTATTGCTACCTTTACGGATACAACTTCACTACTTTGGAGATTTTTGTATGTGAATTTTATAACTAGACATATGCCTTACAAATTTACATATCTATGTGGGTTTACTAATCGAAAAATAATAATTAATATTCCTGCATTTTCTTTCGAAATTTGACAGATCTGCTTGAAACATAAAGCTAATAGAATGATTTATGTAGGTTGTTGGTATATATGTTTTTGTAGACTGTTAAATTCCTTGACTTTTTTTTAAACTGGGTTGTTGGTATATTAGCTTTTAATTACCAAGGGATGGAGATTTTTGCAGTTTTTCTGTTCCTTTTTCTGTATTTGTCTTTGTTTGTGTCTTTGTAAACTCGATCCTCAGGAGGGAGGGCTTTACCCTCTCTTCGTATGTTTTGGCACTAAAATGTCAGTTCTCATGCTGATTTTCACTAAAAAAGAAGCTGATGGAGAAAACTGAAGCACCAGATCGGCAGTAGTATTCCTTTGGTTTGTCGCATTGTTTTTACGAAACATCTATTTGCTCAATTTTAGTCTTGCAAAAGTTCGATTGAAGTATTATGCGAATGCGAATCATTCTGCGTTTGACTTGATATGGTCTTCTTGATAGCCTATTTGCCGAACGTTAAATGTCTGGAACGCCTGTCTCATGTGCAATTGTGTCCTCTGCTGCTATCCGTTAGCCGCCTCTCTTGCTTACTGATATACCAATAATTAATCTTTATTCTCAAAGGAAGGCACTTACGCTCCATTATATGTTTGATATGGATGCCACAGGTCACTCCAGAAGATGAAAGAGGATGATGCTGCAGTGCAACACAGGTCAGAGACTCATTTCTCAGTAATGAAGCAAGAAGCCAAGAATTTGTACCAAATCGAATGAAGTACTCGCGCGAAAGCAAACGAGTGCACCACTGAGTACATCGAACAGAAGCATGCAGCTACGAGTGGCTGAAATGCTGACTGCCGACTCAGTCACCAACTTGTGCCATGTCGTCCACTGACGCCGAAAAGCAAGAAGAACGTTTTCCTTGCGCCGATTTGAAACGGGCGCGGGTGTTCCCAAGAAAGAGTGAATTGCACATAACCGTAAGAATTGAGTCACCAGTTTCACATTACCACAACTTTTGTACTGTCAGCTTCAATAAAATTATTACAACTTTTGTGGCAAATTCATTAACCAGGCAGCTAATTTGACAAGGCTGGCCGACATGCCAGGGTCTAGATGGATTGGCACTGATATGTGGGTCAACCTCGTCAATTCCGCTATTAACCGCGCTGTTAGCGACTTGAGCACAAAAGTTGCTGTTTTGTGCAAGTTGACACACAAGTCATGGTTCTGTAAAATAGTGGCACAATTGTTGTCGTTCTGTATAATTTACTCAATATTTTGTTGTTCCTGCCCACCAGGCACCAGCAAGAGAAGGCTGTCAAAGTGTCCAGTGATGCCCACAAGAACTCGCGCAACGGTAAATATGACCCACCCaacattaacaactactccctctgtcccaaaatataaggaCATTTTTTACAATATAGTAGTGTAAAATaagttcttatattttgggacggagggagtaattctgAACATTGTCCCCCGATATAATGACAATACTTTCAGTTTCTTGCGACGAGAATCGGTCTAAAGAAACCACAAGGGGCATCCAAACATGCATATcagaaaatcaaacacaaacaAACTTAGTACAGATATAGCAAACCACAAAGTTCGGCTATGTCACATACACATAGGCATTCAGAAATGACATAGACATCCAGATAACAAACATCCTATAATACTTagttagttactccctccgtttcgaaatatttgtctttctaggcattttaaatggacacaacatacggatgtatgtagacttattttagagtgtagattcactcattttgtcccgtatgtagtcacttgttcaaatctttagaaagacaaatatttaggaacggagggagtaggagtgAGGACACCCCACCAAGAGGAAGTGCTATTCAGTCACCTTCATACTCAACGTCCTCAGCTGCCATGAACTCCCACTGGAAGCAATTTGGACCCAAAAGGCTTCCGGGGATGTCCAAAGTTGACCAGGTTACCTTCACCTCGATAGTGGCCAGCCCAAGCTTGAAAACGGAGACATGGTTTCCATGCTTTTGAACAGGGAAGGTGCAGCTACGACTGAAAGCGCAATCACCCGAGCCACCAGTCTGATTGAGCATCAACGATACAAGCAACTGACCTCCCTTCGCCACGGCAACCACAGTCCTGCTCAGCTCAGACGCCTCGGCGGCGACAACTCCGTCAAACAGCTGGATCTGCGCGCTCAACTCCTTGGTGTAAAACAATGCTGCGTTCAGCCTTATCAAGCCACTGCCCTGTGCCAGCTCTGATATCCCAACCTGCACGGTGGCCTCCGCGGCGCCCCTCAGAAGTGAATAGGTTATGTCCACCGCCCCGCAATCGCCGTCGATCCGTCTTCTGTTCTTTGTAGCATGTCTCGAGGTTATGTCGTTGAGGCAGGCAACGCAATCGACGAGCTGTAAATCATCTTCTGCTTCTCCGACACCTCTCTTGACCTTCATGTCAAACTCAATCAGCACGGGAGCCCCCATTCTGATGCCCCTCTTAGGGCCAGTCATTTGTATAAGGCCGTCATGCTCCACGACGAAAGGATCATCCCTTGTGCGGTTGAAGATGTAGTTACGCATAGGGTTCAAAAGATCCCTGACAGCCACGTATCCATACAACTGGACTGGGCCAGTAACATGTGAAGAAGTGTAAGCTAGCTTCAGGGAGAATATCTGCAGCATGGTGCGAAAATGTTGCCTTCCACAAACCATCCCGTCAGGCATGCAGGAGGCTAATGGCTCGGTCATCATCATTGGCTCCAGACAAGCTGATTGAGAAGCAATGGGAATTGTATATGCAGTAGATTATAAAAATTGTTAACCACATAATTTCAATTAAAAGGAGACGAAGAGAACGAGTGGCAGGATACATAGATTGGTGCAAGCAAGGCTAGAAAGTGGAATCAAAACAGAAATATGATAATATTAAGCTTACAAATTATCAACGCAATATTATCGATATCCTGAAGTTTAGGTAAAAAAACATATATCAAGCACAGTTTGCACTAACTTTGCATATATATTTCTGAAGTTCAGTCACAAAATAAATTGACGACTAGAGAAAATCAGAGTAAACTAAGTATTTGGAGCATTTGTCTTTCATGAGAATGAGAAAATTCAAACATTTGTGCAGAATATATAAATGCAAGAGCTTTCTCAAAAATAGCTGCACAGTCTTTTTAATCTAGAAACTATGACTATCACGCCTGGCGCGTGCTTGTGGTTGAACTCCTGTATCTTGTCTGTGGCTTGGGCGGttggctttatatataaagcggggcgaaagtctTTTTCGGTAATCTAGAAACTGTGACTATCACGTGGTCTCTTTAGGATAAGCAATAGTACAAAAGTTGAAAACACTGGGTCGAGATTGATTAAAATGGGGTTGGATCTCCTACTCATCCAAAAAGATAATCTTGATTTAATAATAGGCAAattaaataaaaagagaaataCAATGCAATCATGAGGGTCAATGCGTTTAAATGTTCTATAATAAACAGAAACAAGTGCTTACAAATGCTCAGTAGCGCCATTCTTCAAATCATATAGCATCCCTACTTCGATCAATAGGTGCCGTGGGTTTTTTAATCAACAGAAACAGTGCATAGATGCTCTTAGCCATCTTTTTTGATCATATAGCACCTCTACTTTAATACCACCCATTAATTAATTTTCAGAGAAGTCAAACTTATCTGTGTTTGACCAagtgaccaagtttatagagagtAAAATATCAATAACTGTAACACTAAAATAGTATCATTAGATTTACCATGACATATATTTTCACATTCTGTTATTTGATATATCATAGCTGTGGATATAATTTTCTATAAACGTGATCAAACATACATATAAACATTTAATTTTTAAACACatcttatattttggaacgaagggagtatatagtATGTATAAAAGAGGAGCTTTTAGGATTTTGGCCACAGTATAAAAGAGGTGCTTTTAGGATTTTGGCCACAGTACAAAAGAGGTGCTTTTAGGATTTTGTCAAAATCTTGCAAAATGCAGAGGTTGGTGTCTTTGGTTTTTACTGAAATAGATATTTGAATTGTTGCTGGTTGTAAGGTGTAAACTAAATCGTTTGTAATGTTTACTTCTAGAGGTCGCAGTCATGAAGTGAAACTTTAGTGGTCTCGTAGTACAATAAGTAAGGGAACTGGGAGCCAACCTCCTACACTGAAAAGAGAGGATTTGGCAAAACCAAAATCACACATAGGAGCCATTCAGCAATTATGAGATGAAAAAATTACGTACTCTCGCTGGCATCTTGGAGACGATAAACTTTCGTCCAATAACCGTTGCTTCTGAAGATGGAGCCGTCAGCATGCTTCAAGTGGCGAATGAGGCTGGCACGCATCACGCCGTCGAGCGGACGGCCGTCCGCACCCAAGGGCACTCTGCTCTGCGGAGCCCCCGCCGACGCGACGGCTCGCGCGCTGCCGCTCTCGATCTTTCCTCTCTTCTCTTCGATTGAATCTTCGTCGCCGAAGGTTACTCTGCTCTGGGAGGACTTCGACGACGGGATGGCCCGCGCGCTGCCGCTCTCCATCCCGGCCTCTTCTCTTTTCTTCGATCGGATTGTCGTCGCCCCAAGTCATTCTAGTACGTTTTTACTCCGCAGACACCCATCGACGACGCCGCTTGTACGCCGCAGCTCCCCAATTTGTTTGGTTAGGGTTTGGGTGCGTGTTTGATTTTCCATTTTCCTCCATGTACAAAACCCTAGAGACCGCTCTCTTTTGTGCTCTTTCGCATATATCGGCTAATGTTTGCTGCCGGTCGACCGGCTAACGACTCGGCCAGTAGCCACCCCATAGGTACATTTATATGTACCCATGGACAATCCATCGCTCATTAAATTCATTAAGATTGGTGCAGTTGATCACGTATAAAACAAGAGAATTCTTTGGAATAGCAATACTCGGAATATGACCTGATCATGTCAGCCTTTTGCCACGAGAGAGAGCATTGACATGCATTTTCTTTCATCCTTATACTTTTTAAAGGCCCGTACTACGAATCATCCAAATGATATTAGAGGACCAGCCAACCGTTGGATTGTGGCTTCGTATGTGAAGGCTGATTGGGATGTCTTGCACCACGCaaaatttatttctcacatgaatCGTTTTCACCACATGTAGGAGTAGGTAAGGACAATTCCATCGCGCGACCCCATCTTGTCTGGGTGCGTCTGTTTGGAGTAAAACAGACAAATAGCGCGGCCTAatgcgcgaccccaaacggacaaaTGTCTGGATTTCGTCTGTTTTCGATCCatcccggcccaaacttgcgccgAGTTGGGATGAAACGGACATCGCGCGGATGGGCTCgccgcacgcccttgtccccccgtGGCCCGCGTGTCGGGGACACTAACAGTCCCTTCGCTTACAACGCATCCACCCCCTCTCCCGCCCGTCCCGCCGTCGGCACCGTCGCTATTCTTCGGCCGCCTCCTCATCGCACAGCCCCCGGCCGTCCATACCAAATCatgtctcgacatggccgccaccatgCCCACGCTTTCGCTgtagttttggccgtcgatcggaggaggtttggccgtcACCGTCGTAG from Triticum aestivum cultivar Chinese Spring chromosome 3B, IWGSC CS RefSeq v2.1, whole genome shotgun sequence includes these protein-coding regions:
- the LOC123068926 gene encoding uncharacterized protein, translated to MESGSARAIPSSKSSQSRVTFGDEDSIEEKRGKIESGSARAVASAGAPQSRVPLGADGRPLDGVMRASLIRHLKHADGSIFRSNGYWTKVYRLQDASETCLEPMMMTEPLASCMPDGMVCGRQHFRTMLQIFSLKLAYTSSHVTGPVQLYGYVAVRDLLNPMRNYIFNRTRDDPFVVEHDGLIQMTGPKRGIRMGAPVLIEFDMKVKRGVGEAEDDLQLVDCVACLNDITSRHATKNRRRIDGDCGAVDITYSLLRGAAEATVQVGISELAQGSGLIRLNAALFYTKELSAQIQLFDGVVAAEASELSRTVVAVAKGGQLLVSLMLNQTGGSGDCAFSRSCTFPVQKHGNHVSVFKLGLATIEVKVTWSTLDIPGSLLGPNCFQWEFMAAEDVEYEGD
- the LOC123068927 gene encoding transcription factor MYBS3, with the translated sequence MTRRCSHCSNNGHNARTCPARSGGGGGGGGVRLFGVHLTSPPVAAMKKSASMSCIASSLGGGGSGGSSPAAGPGGGAARGGGEGAPGYVSDDPMHASCSTNGRAERKKGTPWTEEEHRLFLLGLQKLGKGDWRGISRSFVVSRTPTQVASHAQKYFIRQTNFSRRKRRSSLFDMVPEMPMDESPDGTEEFMLCGTQDESTSSNKLSLFHLERQKEAECDKDLPTLQLRQHEESEYAGPSLEAPDLEMNNGVSFKTTSVSTVPAFYPALLPVPLTLWPANVSNVEASNATHEVLKPTPVNLKEAIKADEVVSMSKLSIGGGSSGSMEPSALSLQLTGPTNTRQSAFHVSPPMTRTDLSQGNNSPIHAV